A single Penaeus chinensis breed Huanghai No. 1 chromosome 7, ASM1920278v2, whole genome shotgun sequence DNA region contains:
- the LOC125027523 gene encoding uncharacterized protein LOC125027523, with protein MLNRVASARGIPLLWLTVGLTVLRQVNSGVLNTTHRDDRFIFTVIQFANTLCGTGLNSGTCYTSTQCDKYGGTEIGTCARGYGTCCGVSLTGCGGDIRINNTWVYSLDYPNTYNDDLVCSYRVYFDDTPGKICQIRYDFAAHDLVAPNIDGVCANDRLVFREDTKSTYFCGKAPENYHWYVDTAGTVSPHTFTIITDTSNYFRRYAMKVSFIRCKERVPSRCGQYYTGLSGTINSYNYNNGYYLAGLDYGICFRKESGYCTYTLRKTSNNQYIDDSDMLRLPVGGGIELVPNPSLAGSSFFCGVTVVKMAAMYYTPPLCYYPEAITSAQTQGPFFVNVYTAIDTVDNVNPLVRTPPQAGFEFDWETNQCT; from the exons ATGCTAAATCGAGTAGCGTCAGCACGGGGAATTCCCTTGCTCTGGCTGACAGTTGGGCTGACAGTATTACGTCAGGTGAACAGCGGGGTATTAAACACTACGCACAGAGACGACAGGT TTATCTTCACCGTAATACAGTTCGCCAACACCCTGTGCGGGACGGGACTCAACTCGGGCACTTGTTACACGTCGACGCAGTGTGACAAATACGGTGGCACTGAGATTGGCACTTGCGCCAGGGGATATGGCACTTGCTGCGGAG TCTCCCTCACCGGGTGTGGGGGCGACATCCGCATTAACAACACGTGGGTCTACTCGCTCGACTACCCGAACACATACAACGACGACCTGGTCTGTTCGTACAGGGTCTACTTCGACGACACGCCCGGCAAGATATGTCAGATCCGGTACGACTTCGCGGCGCACGACCTGGTGGCGCCTAATATTGATG GTGTTTGCGCAAACGACAGACTCGTCTTTCGCGAAGACACAAAATCCACCTATTTTTGCGGAAAAGCGCCCGAGAATTATCACT ggTACGTGGACACCGCCGGCACCGTCAGCCCccacaccttcaccatcatcacggACACCTCCAATTACTTCCGGCGCTACGCGATGAAAGTCTCGTTCATCCGCTGCAAGGAGAGAG TGCCGTCGAGATGCGGTCAATATTACACCGGCCTCAGTGGCACTATAAACTCCTACAACTACAACAATGGATATTATCTCGCCGGTCTAGATTACGGGATTTGTTTCCGGAAAGAATCTGGATACTGCACGTATACGCTTAGAAAAACG TCCAACAACCAATACATCGACGACAGCGACATGCTGCGGCTCCCCGTGGGCGGCGGAATCGAACTGGTCCCGAACCCGAGTCTGGCCGGATCCTCCTTCTTCTGCGGCGTCACCGTGGTCAAGATGGCCGCCATGTACTACACGCCGCCGCTCTGCTACTATCCC GAGGCCATCACGTCAGCGCAGACGCAGGGCCCCTTCTTCGTGAACGTCTATACCGCCATCGACACAGTGGATAACGTGAACCCTCTGGTGAGAACGCCTCCTCAGGCTGGGTTTGAATTCGACTGGGAAACAAATCAGTGTACGTAG